In one Nocardia tengchongensis genomic region, the following are encoded:
- a CDS encoding amidohydrolase family protein, whose protein sequence is MGLHFRGVILPDGELRDLWVRDGVISDEPIPGAETVHAAGWIVPGLVDAHCHVGIKHGGGHEDSDGAIAQAEVERDAGALLLRDAGSPIDTRSLDEREDLPRIIRAGRHIARPKRYIRELGIEVDDERDLPEIVAEQARRGDGWVKIIGDWIDRAVGDLAPLWSDPVLKAAIDAAHREGARVTAHVFGEDALPGLLAAGIDCIEHGTGLTDDTIATMAAQGTALVPTLINIDTFPGIADGATKFPTYAAHMHDLHRRSRDTVAKAHEAGVPVYTGTDAGGSIRHGRIADEILALTDAGFTPHDALGASAWNARAWLAHPGITPGAPADFVVYQSDPRLDLRILTTPSWVVLRGRVYDRRDPVTAYR, encoded by the coding sequence ATGGGGCTGCATTTCCGGGGCGTGATCCTGCCCGACGGTGAACTCCGCGATCTGTGGGTCCGCGACGGCGTCATCTCCGACGAGCCGATTCCCGGTGCGGAAACCGTGCACGCCGCCGGCTGGATCGTGCCCGGCCTGGTCGACGCGCACTGCCATGTCGGCATCAAACACGGTGGCGGGCACGAGGATTCCGATGGTGCGATCGCGCAGGCCGAGGTGGAGCGTGACGCCGGGGCGCTGCTGCTGCGCGACGCGGGTTCGCCCATCGACACCCGTTCCCTCGACGAGCGCGAGGACCTGCCCCGCATCATCCGCGCGGGCCGCCACATCGCCCGCCCCAAACGCTATATCCGTGAGCTCGGCATCGAAGTCGACGACGAGCGCGACCTGCCCGAGATCGTGGCCGAGCAGGCGCGCCGCGGCGACGGCTGGGTCAAGATCATCGGCGACTGGATCGACCGCGCCGTCGGCGACCTCGCCCCGCTCTGGTCCGACCCGGTCCTGAAGGCCGCCATCGACGCCGCCCACCGCGAGGGCGCCCGCGTCACCGCCCACGTCTTCGGCGAGGACGCCCTACCCGGCCTGCTAGCCGCGGGCATCGACTGCATCGAACACGGCACCGGCCTCACCGACGACACCATCGCCACCATGGCCGCGCAAGGCACCGCCCTGGTCCCCACCCTCATCAACATCGACACCTTCCCCGGAATCGCCGACGGCGCAACCAAATTCCCCACCTACGCCGCCCACATGCACGACCTGCACCGCCGCTCCCGCGACACCGTCGCCAAAGCCCACGAGGCGGGCGTCCCCGTCTACACCGGCACCGATGCCGGCGGTTCCATCCGCCACGGCCGCATCGCCGACGAGATCCTCGCCCTCACCGACGCCGGCTTCACCCCCCACGACGCCCTGGGCGCCTCCGCCTGGAACGCCCGCGCCTGGCTCGCCCACCCCGGCATCACCCCCGGCGCCCCCGCCGATTTCGTTGTCTACCAGTCCGACCCCCGCCTCGACCTGCGCATCCTCACCACCCCGTCCTGGGTTGTCCTCCGCGGCCGCGTCTACGACCGCCGCGACCCGGTCACCGCGTATCGGTAA
- a CDS encoding MBL fold metallo-hydrolase, with protein MKIDQVSDSVYVVAGTNVNWALVSDDRGVTVVDAGYPADTASVLSSVAQIGHELGDVAAVVVTHAHLDHIGAIPALVEKLGVPVYTGAEEVRHAKREYLQQITPAQMVRLLGSRRGAVWVAQTLRAVAGHIGMSVPMAEAADAETLAALPGGLVAVPTPGHTNGHTAYFMPSEGVLFSGDALVTGHPIVCGTGVQLLPGVFNHDEDGTLASARGLATLGAEVLVPGHGLPIRKDLPTLLDAFARS; from the coding sequence GTGAAAATCGATCAGGTTTCCGACTCCGTGTATGTCGTGGCGGGGACGAATGTCAACTGGGCGTTGGTCAGTGACGATCGCGGTGTGACCGTCGTGGACGCGGGGTATCCGGCCGATACTGCCTCGGTGCTGAGTTCGGTGGCTCAGATCGGGCATGAACTCGGTGATGTGGCGGCGGTTGTGGTGACGCACGCGCATCTGGATCACATCGGGGCGATTCCGGCGTTGGTCGAGAAGCTCGGGGTGCCGGTGTATACCGGGGCCGAGGAGGTTCGGCACGCCAAAAGGGAGTATTTGCAGCAGATCACGCCTGCGCAGATGGTGCGGCTGTTGGGGTCTCGGCGCGGGGCGGTGTGGGTGGCGCAGACGTTGCGGGCGGTGGCGGGGCATATCGGGATGAGTGTTCCGATGGCCGAGGCTGCCGACGCGGAGACGCTGGCGGCGTTGCCGGGTGGGTTGGTGGCGGTTCCGACGCCCGGTCACACGAATGGTCACACGGCGTATTTCATGCCGTCGGAGGGGGTGTTGTTCTCCGGTGATGCCTTGGTCACCGGGCATCCCATCGTGTGTGGGACCGGTGTGCAATTGCTGCCGGGTGTGTTCAACCATGACGAGGATGGGACGCTGGCCAGTGCGCGCGGCCTGGCCACGCTGGGGGCCGAGGTGCTCGTGCCCGGGCACGGGCTGCCGATTCGGAAGGATCTGCCCACGCTGCTGGACGCTTTCGCACGGTCGTGA
- the ffh gene encoding signal recognition particle protein, protein MFESLSDRLAGALKDLRGKGRLSPADIDSTAREIRLALLEADVALPVVRGFVAKVKERAKGAEVSAALNPAQQVVKIVNEELITILGGETRRLRLAKNPPTVIMLAGLQGAGKTTLAGKLAKYLKGQGHTPLLVACDLQRPGAVTQLQVVGERAGVPVFAPHPGTSIGGGENPLGVSASDPVDVARAGIEEAKAKQYDVVIVDTAGRLGIDEELMRQAAGIRDAVNPDETLFVLDAMIGQDAVSTAQAFRDGVGFTGVVLTKLDGDARGGAALSVREITGQPILFASTGEKLEDFDVFHPDRMASRILGMGDLLTLIEQAEQVYDAKQAEEAARKIGSGELTLEDFLEQMLAIRKMGPIGNLLGMLPGAGQMKDVLAQVDDKQLDRVQAIIRGMTPAERANPKIINASRRLRIANGSGVQVSDVNQLVDRFFEAKKMMGAMSRQFGLPGSGRGGKNTKKGGKKGKKGGRGPTPPKLRGGFPGMPALPGGMPDLSNLPAGLNELPPGLEGFDLSKLNFPKN, encoded by the coding sequence GTGTTCGAATCCCTTTCCGACCGGTTGGCCGGTGCCCTCAAGGATCTGCGTGGCAAGGGACGCCTGTCGCCGGCGGACATCGACTCCACCGCCCGGGAGATCCGCCTGGCCCTGCTCGAGGCCGACGTCGCGCTGCCCGTCGTGCGCGGCTTCGTCGCCAAGGTCAAGGAGCGCGCCAAGGGCGCCGAGGTTTCCGCGGCGCTGAACCCGGCCCAGCAGGTCGTGAAGATCGTCAACGAGGAACTCATCACCATCCTCGGTGGCGAGACCCGGCGACTGCGGCTGGCCAAGAACCCGCCCACGGTCATCATGCTGGCGGGTCTGCAGGGTGCCGGTAAGACCACCCTCGCGGGCAAGCTCGCCAAATACCTGAAGGGACAGGGACACACGCCGCTGCTGGTGGCCTGTGACCTCCAGCGTCCCGGCGCGGTCACCCAGCTGCAGGTGGTCGGCGAACGGGCCGGGGTGCCCGTCTTCGCGCCGCACCCGGGCACCTCCATCGGCGGCGGCGAGAACCCGCTCGGCGTCTCGGCGTCCGACCCGGTCGACGTCGCGCGCGCCGGTATCGAAGAGGCGAAGGCCAAGCAGTACGACGTCGTCATCGTCGACACCGCCGGCCGCCTCGGCATCGACGAGGAGCTCATGCGGCAGGCCGCGGGCATCCGCGACGCCGTCAACCCCGACGAGACCCTGTTCGTCCTCGACGCCATGATCGGTCAGGACGCGGTTTCCACCGCGCAGGCCTTCCGCGACGGCGTCGGCTTCACCGGTGTCGTGCTCACCAAGCTCGACGGTGACGCCCGCGGTGGTGCCGCGCTGTCGGTGCGTGAGATCACCGGCCAGCCCATCCTTTTCGCCTCCACCGGTGAGAAGCTCGAGGACTTCGACGTCTTCCACCCCGACCGCATGGCTTCGCGCATCCTCGGCATGGGTGATCTGCTCACCCTGATCGAGCAGGCCGAACAGGTCTACGACGCCAAGCAGGCCGAGGAGGCCGCCCGCAAGATCGGTTCGGGCGAGCTGACCCTGGAGGACTTCCTCGAGCAGATGCTGGCCATCCGCAAGATGGGCCCGATCGGCAACCTGCTCGGCATGCTGCCGGGCGCGGGCCAGATGAAGGACGTGCTCGCCCAGGTCGACGACAAGCAGCTCGACCGCGTGCAGGCCATCATCCGCGGCATGACCCCCGCCGAGCGCGCGAACCCGAAGATCATCAACGCCTCCCGCCGCCTGCGCATCGCCAACGGCTCCGGCGTCCAGGTCTCCGACGTCAACCAGCTCGTCGACCGCTTCTTCGAAGCCAAGAAGATGATGGGCGCGATGAGCCGCCAGTTCGGCCTGCCCGGCTCCGGCCGCGGCGGCAAGAACACGAAAAAGGGTGGCAAGAAGGGCAAGAAGGGCGGCCGCGGCCCGACCCCGCCGAAGCTGCGCGGCGGCTTCCCCGGCATGCCCGCCCTCCCGGGTGGCATGCCCGACCTCTCCAACCTCCCGGCGGGCCTCAACGAATTGCCGCCCGGCCTCGAAGGTTTCGACCTCAGCAAGCTGAACTTCCCGAAGAACTGA
- a CDS encoding ammonium transporter — protein MLASSALVLLMTPGLAFFYGGMVRSKNVLNMIMMSVSAMGIVGVLWAIFGFSAAFGNDKFGVIGNPLQFFGLKGLIGPDAHAAVAADPSKGVQAADAIGIPLAGNTAIPMTVFVAFQLMFAIITVALISGAVADRLKFGAWALFAAVWATVVYFPVAHWVFDFNATDSDGNIIHKGGWIANKLHVIDFAGGTAVHINAGAAGLALCLVLGKRKGWPKTPMRPHNLPFVMLGAGLLWFGWFGFNAGSALTANGTAGSTFLTTTFATCAAMLGWLLVEKLRDGHATSLGAASGVVAGLVAITPSCSSVNVLGALAIGAVAGVACALAVGLKFKFGFDDSLDVVGVHLVGGIIGTLMVGLVATKEAPAGVAGLLYGGGFNQLWRQAVGAGVVLAFSFIVTLILAFAIKFIIGLRATEEDEFVGLDESEHAETAYDFAAVGGAARTTAVKEA, from the coding sequence ATGTTGGCAAGCTCGGCACTAGTGCTGTTGATGACCCCAGGACTCGCGTTCTTCTACGGCGGCATGGTCCGTAGCAAGAACGTGCTCAACATGATCATGATGAGCGTCAGTGCCATGGGCATCGTCGGCGTCCTATGGGCGATCTTCGGATTCTCAGCGGCATTCGGCAACGACAAGTTCGGAGTGATCGGCAACCCGCTGCAGTTCTTCGGACTGAAGGGCCTGATCGGACCCGACGCACACGCGGCCGTCGCCGCGGACCCGTCCAAGGGCGTACAGGCCGCGGATGCGATCGGCATCCCGCTGGCCGGTAACACGGCCATCCCGATGACCGTGTTCGTCGCGTTCCAGCTGATGTTCGCGATCATCACCGTCGCCCTGATCTCGGGCGCGGTCGCCGACCGCCTGAAGTTCGGCGCCTGGGCGCTGTTCGCCGCGGTGTGGGCCACCGTCGTCTACTTCCCCGTCGCGCACTGGGTCTTCGACTTCAACGCCACCGACTCCGACGGCAACATCATTCACAAGGGCGGCTGGATCGCCAACAAGCTGCACGTCATCGACTTCGCCGGTGGTACCGCGGTGCACATCAACGCCGGTGCCGCGGGTCTGGCGCTGTGCCTCGTCCTCGGCAAGCGCAAGGGCTGGCCGAAGACCCCGATGCGTCCGCACAACCTGCCCTTCGTCATGCTCGGCGCCGGTCTGCTGTGGTTCGGCTGGTTCGGCTTCAACGCCGGTTCGGCGCTGACCGCCAACGGCACCGCGGGCTCCACCTTCCTGACCACCACCTTCGCCACCTGCGCCGCGATGCTCGGCTGGCTGCTCGTGGAGAAGCTGCGTGACGGTCACGCCACCTCGCTGGGCGCCGCGTCCGGTGTGGTCGCCGGTCTGGTCGCCATCACCCCCTCCTGCTCCTCGGTGAACGTGCTCGGCGCGCTGGCCATCGGCGCGGTCGCGGGTGTGGCCTGTGCCCTGGCCGTGGGCCTGAAGTTCAAGTTCGGCTTCGACGACTCGCTCGACGTGGTGGGCGTCCACCTGGTCGGCGGCATCATCGGCACCCTGATGGTCGGCCTGGTGGCCACCAAGGAGGCGCCGGCCGGTGTCGCGGGTCTGCTCTACGGCGGCGGCTTCAATCAGCTGTGGCGTCAGGCCGTGGGTGCCGGTGTGGTGCTTGCCTTCTCGTTCATCGTCACGCTGATCCTCGCCTTCGCCATCAAGTTCATCATCGGCCTGCGTGCAACCGAGGAAGATGAGTTCGTGGGCTTGGATGAATCGGAGCACGCGGAAACCGCATACGATTTCGCTGCTGTGGGTGGTGCGGCGCGCACCACCGCCGTCAAGGAGGCATGA
- the ftsY gene encoding signal recognition particle-docking protein FtsY has translation MTTAEVWILIAAIAAVLLVALVAGYALNKRRRISLTPEVAETKEVTDRSGGYQASSGFSFSQGAAAAEREKVPATKAKPVPLPPERTDDEGQPHIGDDAAIPRDAGKRSIHDVRLPEPVQGPEPAPAAETVTPAENTAATDESAATDTADAAAPADVAAAVDEAAATDTTAPAEAALTGEAGTDAVASESDSPAPAPDATVSDDDQARAEAVEAAEEAAEIAAGKAAADVAAQPAAQEAAAEEAAEAAVAAAEIAAGAEAAVAAHAGAHATAPEATAPVAPGIAEIEPTAGRLTKLRGRLSRSQTAVGKSLLGLLGGGDLDEDSWEEIEDTLVMADLGTGSTAAIVERLREEMAGRSVRTAAEARALLREVLIDALRPELDRSIRALPHADHPSILLVVGVNGTGKTTTTGKLARVLVADGRRVLLGAADTFRAAAADQLQTWGERVGAETVRGKEGADPAAVAFDAVSAGIERGVDVVLIDTAGRLHTKTGLMDELGKVKRVVEKKAAVDEVILVLDSTVGQNGLMQARVFADVVDITGVALTKLDGTAKGGIVFQVQHELGVPVKLVGLGEGADDLAPFEPGAFVDALLG, from the coding sequence GTGACGACTGCAGAAGTTTGGATTCTCATCGCCGCCATCGCGGCGGTGCTGCTCGTGGCGTTGGTTGCCGGATATGCCCTGAACAAGCGCCGCCGGATCTCGCTGACCCCGGAGGTCGCCGAGACCAAGGAGGTCACCGACCGCTCCGGCGGATACCAGGCCTCGAGCGGATTCAGCTTCAGCCAGGGCGCCGCGGCCGCGGAACGCGAGAAGGTCCCGGCCACCAAGGCCAAACCGGTGCCGCTCCCGCCCGAGCGCACCGACGACGAGGGCCAGCCCCACATCGGTGACGATGCCGCCATCCCGCGCGACGCGGGCAAGCGCAGCATCCACGATGTGCGCCTGCCCGAACCTGTCCAGGGCCCCGAACCCGCCCCGGCCGCGGAGACCGTCACGCCCGCCGAGAACACCGCCGCGACCGACGAGAGCGCCGCGACGGACACCGCTGACGCGGCCGCCCCGGCGGATGTCGCCGCGGCTGTTGACGAGGCCGCCGCGACGGACACCACCGCCCCGGCGGAGGCCGCCCTGACCGGCGAGGCCGGTACCGACGCGGTCGCGAGCGAATCCGATTCGCCCGCTCCCGCTCCCGACGCCACCGTGTCGGACGACGACCAGGCGCGCGCCGAGGCCGTCGAGGCCGCCGAAGAGGCCGCGGAGATCGCCGCCGGCAAGGCCGCGGCCGATGTCGCCGCGCAGCCCGCCGCACAGGAGGCCGCCGCCGAGGAAGCCGCCGAGGCCGCGGTCGCCGCCGCCGAGATCGCCGCCGGTGCCGAGGCCGCGGTCGCCGCGCACGCCGGCGCTCACGCCACCGCCCCCGAGGCCACGGCTCCGGTCGCGCCCGGCATCGCCGAGATCGAGCCCACCGCGGGCCGTCTCACCAAGCTGCGCGGGCGGCTGTCCCGTTCCCAGACCGCCGTCGGCAAGTCCCTGCTGGGTCTGCTCGGCGGCGGCGATCTGGACGAGGACTCCTGGGAGGAGATCGAGGACACCCTCGTCATGGCCGACCTGGGCACCGGCAGCACCGCCGCCATCGTCGAGCGCCTGCGCGAGGAGATGGCCGGGCGCAGCGTCCGCACCGCCGCCGAGGCGCGAGCCCTGCTACGGGAGGTGCTGATCGACGCGCTGCGGCCCGAGCTGGACCGTTCCATCCGCGCGCTACCGCACGCCGATCACCCGTCGATCCTGCTGGTCGTGGGCGTGAACGGCACCGGAAAGACCACCACCACCGGCAAATTGGCGCGCGTGCTGGTGGCCGACGGCCGCCGCGTGCTGCTGGGCGCCGCCGACACCTTCCGGGCCGCGGCCGCCGATCAGCTCCAGACCTGGGGCGAGCGGGTGGGCGCGGAGACCGTGCGCGGCAAGGAGGGCGCGGATCCCGCGGCCGTCGCGTTCGACGCGGTGTCCGCCGGTATCGAGCGTGGCGTGGATGTCGTGCTGATCGACACCGCGGGCCGCTTGCACACCAAGACCGGCCTGATGGACGAGCTGGGCAAGGTCAAGCGCGTGGTGGAGAAGAAGGCCGCCGTGGACGAGGTGATCCTGGTGCTGGATTCGACGGTCGGCCAGAACGGTCTGATGCAGGCGCGGGTCTTCGCCGACGTCGTGGATATCACCGGGGTGGCGCTGACCAAGCTGGACGGAACCGCCAAGGGCGGCATCGTGTTCCAGGTTCAGCATGAGCTGGGCGTTCCGGTCAAACTGGTCGGTTTGGGTGAGGGCGCGGATGATCTTGCTCCCTTCGAACCCGGCGCATTCGTCGACGCTCTCCTCGGTTAA
- a CDS encoding DUF2237 family protein, translating to MTDRNVLGGPLEECGTDPLTGFYRDGCCSTGPEDLGSHTVCTVVTAEFLEHQKSIGNDLVTPRPENNFPGLQPGDRWCVVAVRWLHAHEDGAAAPVVLAATHENALEVVPMETLRKYAVDVPDDVSDLL from the coding sequence GTGACCGATCGAAATGTGCTTGGGGGACCGCTGGAGGAGTGTGGCACCGATCCTCTCACCGGCTTCTATCGGGACGGATGCTGCAGCACCGGTCCCGAGGATTTGGGTAGCCACACCGTCTGCACGGTGGTGACGGCGGAGTTCCTGGAGCACCAGAAGTCGATCGGCAACGATCTCGTCACCCCGCGGCCGGAGAACAACTTCCCCGGCCTGCAACCGGGCGACCGCTGGTGTGTGGTGGCCGTGCGCTGGCTGCACGCCCACGAGGACGGGGCGGCCGCACCGGTGGTGCTGGCCGCCACCCACGAGAACGCGCTCGAGGTGGTGCCCATGGAGACCCTGCGGAAATACGCGGTCGACGTCCCCGACGACGTCAGCGACCTGCTCTAG
- a CDS encoding TetR/AcrR family transcriptional regulator, protein MSTPTSIRSTPNGRADARRNRALVLAAAQRALAEGGLAVSLAEVARRAGVGAGTVYRHFPTKTALLEAVMQQRIDRLTGLAHRLRDAPRPGRRLLHVLRRGDHLQPPQPGRVRHGQQ, encoded by the coding sequence ATGTCGACGCCGACCAGCATCCGCAGCACCCCGAACGGCCGGGCCGACGCGCGCCGCAACCGCGCCCTGGTCCTGGCCGCCGCGCAACGTGCCCTCGCCGAAGGCGGACTCGCGGTGTCACTGGCCGAGGTGGCCCGCCGCGCCGGTGTCGGCGCGGGCACCGTGTACCGCCATTTCCCCACCAAGACCGCGCTGCTGGAAGCCGTTATGCAGCAACGCATCGACCGTCTCACCGGCCTGGCCCACCGCCTGCGCGACGCCCCCCGACCCGGGCGTCGCCTTCTTCACGTTCTGCGCCGAGGTGATCACCTCCAGCCACCGCAACCAGGCCGTGTGCGACATGGTCAGCAATGA